One part of the Ralstonia pickettii genome encodes these proteins:
- the alaS gene encoding alanine--tRNA ligase, with protein sequence MKASDIRQKFLTFFEGKGHTVVRSSPLVPGNDPTLLFTNSGMVQFKDVFLGTDKRPYVRAASVQRCLRAGGKHNDLENVGYTARHHTFFEMLGNWSFGDYFKRDALVWAWELLTQEYKLPAERLWATVYQTDDEAYDIWTKVIGLPPERVVRIGDNKGAPYASDNFWQMAETGPCGPCSEIFYDHGPDVWGGPPGSPEADGDRYIEIWNNVFMQFDRQLDPATGEYTLTPLPAPCVDTGMGMERLAAILQHVHSNYEIDLFQALIAAAARETNTKDLANNSLRVIADHIRACSFLIVDGVIPGNEGRGYVLRRIIRRAIRHGYKLGCRAAFFHKLVDDLVAQMGEAYPELREARDRVVEVLRTEEARFFETIEHGMSILDAALGELKTSGAKMLDGELAFKLHDTYGFPLDLTQDVCRENDVIVDEAAFDAAMTRQREQARAAGKFKMAAGTLDYTGDKTTFHGYEQLVRETARVTALFVDGASVQEMHPGQTGVVVLDHTPFYAESGGQVGDQGTLKAATVWFDVVDTLKVRPDVFGHHGELRTGVLKVGDAVAAEVDAVRRARTMRNHSATHLMHKALREVLGSHVQQKGSLVDAEKTRFDFSHNAPMTPLQIREVEARVNAEIFANAATSAQLMGFDDAVKNGAMALFGEKYGDEVRVLSIGSSKELCGGTHVARTGDIGLFKIVSESGVAAGIRRVEAITGDNVLHYLQTLDTRINEAAAVLRAQPSELTSRIVQVQDQVKTLEKELERLKSKLAASQGDELVSQAVDVAGIKVLAAKLDGADAKTLRETMDKLKDKLQTAAIVLGSVTDGKVALIAGVTADATAKVKAGELVNFVAQQVGGKGGGRPDMAQAGGTEPDNLPQALAGVAAWVQQKV encoded by the coding sequence ATGAAAGCCTCCGATATCCGCCAAAAATTCCTGACGTTCTTTGAGGGCAAGGGCCACACCGTGGTGCGCTCTTCGCCGCTGGTGCCGGGCAACGACCCGACGCTGCTGTTCACCAACTCCGGCATGGTGCAGTTCAAGGACGTCTTCCTCGGTACCGACAAGCGCCCGTACGTGCGCGCGGCCTCCGTGCAGCGCTGCCTGCGCGCCGGCGGCAAGCACAACGACCTGGAAAATGTCGGCTACACGGCGCGCCACCACACGTTCTTCGAAATGCTCGGCAACTGGTCGTTCGGCGACTACTTCAAGCGCGACGCACTCGTGTGGGCGTGGGAGCTGCTGACGCAGGAATACAAGCTGCCGGCTGAGAGGCTGTGGGCCACCGTCTACCAGACCGACGACGAGGCCTACGACATCTGGACCAAGGTCATCGGCCTGCCGCCCGAGCGCGTCGTGCGCATCGGCGACAACAAGGGCGCGCCGTATGCCTCCGACAACTTCTGGCAGATGGCCGAAACCGGCCCGTGCGGCCCGTGCTCGGAAATCTTCTACGACCACGGCCCGGACGTCTGGGGCGGCCCCCCGGGAAGCCCGGAAGCCGACGGCGACCGCTACATCGAAATCTGGAACAACGTGTTCATGCAGTTCGATCGCCAGCTCGATCCGGCGACCGGCGAATACACGCTGACTCCGTTGCCCGCACCGTGCGTCGACACCGGCATGGGCATGGAACGCCTGGCTGCCATCCTGCAGCACGTGCACAGCAACTACGAGATCGACCTGTTCCAGGCGCTCATCGCTGCCGCTGCGCGCGAGACGAACACGAAGGATCTGGCCAACAACTCGCTGCGCGTGATTGCCGACCACATCCGTGCATGCTCCTTCCTGATCGTCGACGGCGTGATCCCGGGCAATGAGGGCCGCGGCTACGTGCTGCGCCGGATCATCCGCCGCGCCATCCGTCACGGTTACAAGCTCGGCTGCCGCGCAGCGTTCTTCCACAAGCTGGTGGACGACCTCGTCGCGCAGATGGGCGAAGCCTATCCGGAACTGCGCGAGGCGCGCGACCGCGTGGTCGAAGTGCTGCGCACGGAAGAAGCCCGCTTCTTCGAGACCATCGAGCACGGCATGTCGATCCTCGACGCCGCGCTGGGCGAGCTGAAGACCTCGGGTGCCAAGATGCTCGACGGCGAGCTGGCCTTCAAGCTGCACGACACCTACGGTTTCCCGCTGGACCTGACGCAAGACGTCTGCCGCGAGAACGACGTGATCGTCGACGAAGCCGCCTTTGACGCCGCCATGACCCGCCAACGCGAGCAGGCACGCGCCGCCGGCAAGTTCAAGATGGCCGCCGGCACGCTCGACTACACCGGCGACAAGACGACGTTCCACGGCTACGAGCAGCTTGTGCGCGAAACCGCGCGTGTGACGGCGTTGTTTGTCGACGGTGCATCGGTGCAGGAAATGCATCCGGGCCAGACCGGCGTGGTGGTACTGGACCACACCCCGTTCTATGCGGAATCGGGCGGCCAGGTTGGCGACCAGGGCACGCTCAAGGCTGCGACCGTCTGGTTTGATGTGGTCGACACGCTCAAGGTGCGGCCGGACGTGTTCGGCCACCACGGCGAGCTGCGCACCGGCGTGCTGAAGGTTGGCGATGCCGTGGCGGCGGAGGTGGACGCAGTGCGCCGCGCGCGCACCATGCGCAACCACTCGGCCACCCACCTGATGCACAAGGCGCTGCGCGAAGTGCTGGGCAGCCACGTGCAGCAGAAGGGCTCGCTGGTGGATGCGGAAAAAACCCGCTTCGACTTCTCGCACAACGCACCGATGACGCCGCTGCAGATCCGCGAAGTGGAAGCGCGCGTCAACGCAGAAATTTTCGCCAACGCGGCCACGAGCGCGCAGCTCATGGGCTTTGACGACGCGGTCAAGAATGGGGCGATGGCGCTTTTCGGCGAGAAGTACGGCGACGAAGTGCGCGTGCTGTCGATCGGTTCGTCGAAGGAACTGTGTGGCGGCACGCACGTGGCGCGCACGGGCGACATCGGCCTGTTCAAGATCGTGAGCGAATCGGGCGTGGCGGCGGGGATTCGCCGTGTGGAGGCCATCACTGGCGACAACGTGCTGCATTACCTGCAGACGCTCGATACGCGCATCAACGAAGCGGCTGCCGTACTGCGTGCGCAGCCGTCGGAACTGACGTCGCGCATCGTGCAGGTGCAGGACCAGGTCAAGACGCTCGAGAAGGAACTGGAGCGCCTGAAATCGAAGCTGGCCGCAAGCCAGGGCGACGAACTCGTGAGCCAGGCCGTGGACGTTGCCGGTATCAAGGTGCTGGCTGCCAAGCTGGACGGCGCCGATGCCAAGACGCTGCGCGAGACCATGGACAAGCTCAAGGACAAGCTGCAGACCGCCGCCATCGTGCTGGGCAGCGTGACCGACGGCAAGGTCGCGCTGATTGCCGGCGTGACGGCTGATGCCACGGCCAAGGTCAAGGCGGGCGAACTGGTCAACTTTGTCGCCCAGCAAGTCGGCGGCAAGGGCGGCGGCCGCCCGGACATGGCGCAGGCTGGCGGTACGGAACCGGACAACCTGCCGCAGGCGCTGGCCGGCGTGGCGGCGTGGGTGCAGCAGAAGGTCTGA
- a CDS encoding purine-nucleoside phosphorylase: MSVLSDKVDAPPPQPPHRLLGRKGKRLARAVAVGALLAAGVGASTQPGAQLAPESHARKVKVLIISMFAPEAQPWIDKLGLTQDVPVPGLSIDYPNVHCNASDVCQLTTGMGKANAASSVSALIYSGKFDLQRTYFLVAGIAGIDPSQGTLGSAAWARFLVDSDIAWEIDAREVPASWPNGFIGINTQGPGQKPPLDYKTEVFRVNEALLQKALALSKGAVLDDNATARAYRANYPSAPANQPPSVVQCDTAAGNTYWHGAKLGEREAAWVKLLTDGQGTYCTTQQEDNATFEALTRGAKAGLLDLQRVAVLRTASNFDRPYPGQTPYDSLVNSNSGGFVPSLNNLYLAGGPLVNEIVTRWSVWKHGVPSP; encoded by the coding sequence ATGAGCGTCCTATCTGACAAGGTTGACGCCCCGCCACCGCAGCCGCCGCACCGGCTGCTCGGGCGCAAAGGCAAACGATTGGCGCGTGCCGTCGCGGTTGGCGCATTGCTGGCGGCGGGCGTTGGCGCGTCGACGCAGCCGGGTGCGCAACTCGCACCGGAATCGCACGCGCGCAAGGTCAAGGTGCTGATCATCAGCATGTTCGCGCCCGAGGCGCAACCGTGGATCGACAAGCTTGGCCTCACGCAGGACGTGCCGGTGCCGGGCCTGTCCATCGACTACCCGAACGTGCATTGCAATGCCAGCGACGTCTGCCAGCTCACCACCGGCATGGGCAAGGCAAATGCTGCGTCATCCGTATCTGCGCTGATCTACAGCGGCAAGTTCGATCTGCAGCGCACGTACTTCCTCGTGGCGGGCATTGCGGGGATCGATCCGTCGCAGGGCACGCTCGGCAGCGCGGCGTGGGCGCGCTTCCTCGTCGACAGCGACATCGCGTGGGAGATCGATGCGCGCGAGGTGCCCGCCAGCTGGCCGAACGGTTTCATCGGCATCAACACGCAAGGCCCAGGGCAGAAGCCGCCGCTGGATTACAAGACCGAAGTCTTTCGCGTGAACGAGGCGCTGCTGCAGAAGGCCCTGGCGCTCTCCAAGGGCGCGGTGCTGGACGACAACGCCACCGCACGGGCCTATCGTGCCAACTACCCGAGCGCACCCGCCAACCAGCCGCCGTCTGTCGTGCAATGCGACACCGCTGCCGGCAACACGTACTGGCACGGCGCCAAGCTGGGCGAGCGCGAAGCCGCGTGGGTCAAGCTGCTGACGGACGGGCAGGGCACGTATTGCACCACGCAGCAGGAAGACAACGCCACCTTTGAGGCGCTCACGCGCGGCGCGAAGGCGGGGCTGCTCGATCTGCAGCGGGTGGCCGTGCTGCGCACTGCATCCAATTTCGATCGGCCGTATCCGGGGCAGACACCGTACGACTCGCTGGTCAACAGCAACTCGGGCGGGTTCGTGCCTTCGCTCAACAACCTGTATCTGGCGGGTGGCCCGCTGGTCAACGAGATCGTCACGCGCTGGAGCGTGTGGAAACACGGAGTGCCCTCGCCATGA
- a CDS encoding purine-nucleoside phosphorylase — protein MIDSRFKMPMPRLRTIAKLCAVGAAALTLNSCAYDGVKVIVINMFQGEAQPFIDRYDLKEKVYISGLSPDAPNMLCNYDGICQVTTGMGYANAASTISALLYRSKLDLSHTYFVIAGIAGIDPRQGTVGSAAWARYAVDYGLSHEIDAREMPAGWPYGYFGIGTKGPGQKPPMDYRTEVFQLNETLLQKAYTLSKSATLEDSPEAIAFRKNYAYAPANQPPAVIQCDVASADTWWAGRNLGQRARDWVKTMTDNKGTYCTTAQEDNATLEVLTRGARAGKVDFSRVALLRAGSDFDRPYDGQSASDGLINYAQQGGFVPATHNLVNAAKPLLDDIVQHWPQWKQGVPAN, from the coding sequence ATGATCGATTCCCGATTCAAGATGCCCATGCCGCGTTTGCGTACGATCGCCAAGCTCTGCGCCGTCGGTGCCGCAGCGCTGACCTTGAACAGCTGCGCGTATGACGGAGTGAAGGTCATCGTCATCAACATGTTCCAGGGCGAAGCCCAACCCTTTATCGACCGCTACGACCTGAAGGAGAAGGTCTACATCTCCGGCCTGTCGCCCGACGCGCCCAACATGCTGTGCAACTACGACGGCATCTGCCAGGTCACCACGGGCATGGGCTACGCAAATGCCGCGTCGACGATTTCCGCGCTGCTCTATCGCAGCAAGCTGGATCTCTCGCACACGTACTTTGTGATTGCCGGCATTGCGGGCATCGATCCGCGGCAGGGGACGGTGGGCTCGGCGGCGTGGGCGCGGTATGCGGTCGATTACGGCCTGTCGCACGAGATCGATGCGCGCGAGATGCCGGCCGGCTGGCCGTACGGCTACTTTGGCATCGGCACCAAGGGCCCCGGCCAGAAGCCGCCGATGGACTACCGCACCGAGGTGTTCCAGCTCAACGAGACGCTGCTGCAGAAGGCGTACACGCTGTCGAAATCGGCGACGCTGGAAGACAGCCCCGAGGCCATCGCCTTCCGCAAGAACTACGCATATGCGCCGGCCAATCAGCCGCCTGCCGTCATCCAGTGCGACGTGGCTTCCGCCGATACATGGTGGGCCGGCCGCAACCTCGGACAGCGAGCGCGTGACTGGGTGAAGACGATGACCGACAACAAGGGCACCTACTGCACGACGGCGCAAGAAGACAACGCCACGCTGGAAGTCCTGACGCGCGGCGCCCGTGCCGGCAAGGTCGACTTCAGCCGTGTGGCATTGCTGCGCGCCGGGTCCGACTTCGATCGTCCGTACGACGGCCAGAGCGCCTCCGACGGGCTCATCAACTATGCGCAGCAGGGCGGCTTTGTGCCGGCCACGCACAACCTCGTCAATGCGGCCAAGCCGTTATTGGACGACATCGTGCAGCACTGGCCCCAGTGGAAACAGGGGGTGCCGGCGAATTAA
- a CDS encoding TonB-dependent siderophore receptor, with translation MNRHLAARAFSCALAAIPLAVSTLAHAEAGQPAAGGATVDLNETTITAGSQRGFAASTAQVGAFRGMALRDIPATVNVVTREALDAQQDTSLYDALRNTAGVTRQQLSGETFDNLAIRGVTLENRTNFRFNGSMPMAALTAIPLEDKERVEVLKGVSALYYGYTTPGGVVNLVTKRAGNTRVTTLGMQFDSNGSVVGTLDLGRRFGEDNQYGLRFNAAGGSLQSPTSGIDGTRQLAAVAFDWKVNSRLSLKADVEYSRKVITEQSVVTLPAAKNGVITLPAMPDPAKRIAPGWADFDGNNTNALLRADYALADAWLLTVEGGMSETARTRAFSEFRLTNTLTGAGTLSGQRQSGRWNTSHVRVDVSGTEKTGWITHDLTFGVARSDMRQAAVYSDRFSGAQNLYNPVDLGWLPTTGTGFTAEQRAVDSGVYALDRMTLSEHWQVIAGLRYTRYTSEQAPNRYEASKTTPLGAVIYKFTPTLSAYASYAQGLEAGARAPNTAANANVAMPPALSEQKELGLRYETPAGTQLAAAVYDIDRAASYTNDANIFVQDGRERIRGIELTAQGRVTQDLSLLASAGWTDAKFRGVGNGLDGKTPENTPRSTASVFAEYTLPMLRAVSFNAGAYYLGPRPVNDANQAELGGTTLFSAGVRYVTRISGKRATLQFNVDNLTDKRYWAGAGNNRLSMGAPRLFKLGMKIDL, from the coding sequence ATGAACCGTCATCTCGCGGCTCGCGCCTTCTCGTGCGCGCTCGCCGCCATTCCTCTTGCCGTTTCCACATTGGCGCATGCCGAAGCAGGCCAGCCGGCTGCAGGCGGCGCCACGGTGGACCTCAACGAGACGACTATCACGGCAGGCAGCCAGCGGGGCTTTGCAGCCAGCACGGCACAGGTCGGAGCGTTCCGCGGGATGGCGTTGCGCGACATCCCTGCCACCGTGAACGTGGTCACGCGCGAGGCGCTCGACGCGCAGCAGGACACGTCGCTGTACGACGCCCTGCGCAATACGGCCGGCGTGACGCGCCAGCAGCTCTCAGGCGAAACGTTCGACAACCTCGCCATCCGCGGCGTGACTCTGGAGAACCGCACCAATTTCCGCTTCAACGGCTCGATGCCGATGGCTGCACTCACGGCGATCCCGCTGGAAGACAAGGAACGCGTGGAGGTGCTCAAGGGTGTATCGGCGCTGTATTACGGCTACACGACGCCGGGCGGCGTGGTGAATCTCGTGACCAAGCGGGCCGGCAACACGCGGGTGACAACGCTGGGCATGCAGTTCGACAGCAACGGCAGTGTGGTCGGCACGCTGGACCTGGGGCGCCGTTTTGGTGAAGACAATCAATATGGCCTGCGCTTCAATGCGGCGGGCGGCTCGCTGCAGTCGCCGACGAGCGGCATTGACGGTACGCGCCAGCTCGCGGCCGTGGCCTTCGACTGGAAGGTCAACAGCCGGCTCAGCCTGAAAGCCGACGTGGAATATTCGCGCAAGGTCATCACCGAACAGTCGGTGGTGACGCTGCCCGCCGCCAAAAACGGCGTCATCACCTTGCCGGCCATGCCCGATCCGGCCAAACGCATTGCGCCGGGCTGGGCCGACTTTGACGGCAACAACACAAACGCGTTGCTGCGTGCCGATTACGCGCTCGCCGACGCATGGCTGCTGACGGTGGAGGGTGGCATGTCGGAAACGGCGCGTACGCGGGCGTTCTCCGAATTTCGGCTGACGAACACGCTGACGGGCGCCGGCACGCTGTCCGGCCAGCGCCAGAGCGGTCGCTGGAATACCAGCCACGTGCGGGTAGACGTTTCCGGTACCGAGAAGACGGGGTGGATCACGCATGACCTGACCTTCGGCGTGGCGCGATCCGACATGCGTCAGGCGGCCGTGTACTCGGACCGCTTCTCAGGCGCGCAGAATCTGTACAACCCGGTCGACCTCGGCTGGCTGCCGACCACCGGCACCGGCTTTACCGCCGAGCAGCGCGCCGTAGACAGCGGCGTCTACGCGCTGGATCGCATGACGCTGTCGGAGCACTGGCAGGTGATCGCCGGACTGCGCTACACGCGCTATACCAGCGAGCAGGCGCCCAACCGTTATGAAGCCAGCAAGACCACGCCGCTGGGGGCGGTCATCTACAAGTTCACGCCGACGCTGTCGGCGTATGCGTCGTACGCACAAGGCCTGGAAGCCGGAGCGCGCGCCCCAAATACGGCCGCCAATGCCAATGTGGCCATGCCGCCCGCGCTGTCGGAGCAGAAGGAACTCGGCCTGCGTTACGAAACACCGGCCGGCACACAGCTCGCCGCTGCCGTGTACGACATCGACCGCGCGGCGAGCTACACCAACGACGCGAACATCTTCGTGCAGGACGGCCGCGAGCGGATTCGGGGTATCGAGCTGACCGCGCAAGGCCGCGTCACCCAGGATTTGTCGCTGCTGGCCTCGGCCGGCTGGACGGACGCGAAGTTCCGCGGTGTCGGCAATGGCCTCGACGGAAAAACGCCGGAAAACACGCCGCGCAGCACTGCCAGCGTCTTTGCCGAATACACGTTGCCGATGCTGCGTGCTGTCTCGTTCAACGCGGGCGCCTACTACCTCGGCCCACGGCCTGTGAACGACGCCAACCAAGCAGAGCTGGGCGGCACGACGCTCTTCAGCGCAGGCGTGCGCTATGTGACGCGGATTTCGGGCAAGCGCGCGACGCTGCAATTCAATGTCGACAACCTGACCGACAAGCGCTACTGGGCGGGCGCCGGCAACAACCGTCTGTCGATGGGCGCGCCGCGGCTGTTCAAGCTCGGCATGAAGATCGATCTGTGA
- a CDS encoding slipin family protein: MLYGFFSAGGLIFLAVLLVISSFRVLREYERGVVFLLGRFWRVKGPGLVLIVPAIQQMVRVDLRTVVMDVPPQDVISHDNVSVKVNAVVYFRVVDPERAIIQVANYLEATSQLAQTTLRAILGKHELDEMLAEREKLNLDIQKVLDIQTDPWGIKIANVEIKHVDLNESMIRAIARQAEAERERRAKVIHAEGELQASEKLLEAARMLAQQPEAIQLRYLQTLTQIAGDKSSTIVFPLPMEVLGAVKKAAGG, from the coding sequence ATGCTTTACGGCTTCTTCAGCGCAGGCGGCCTGATCTTCCTGGCCGTGCTGCTGGTCATCTCGTCGTTCCGGGTGCTGCGCGAATACGAGCGCGGCGTGGTGTTTCTGCTGGGCCGCTTCTGGCGCGTGAAGGGGCCGGGGCTGGTGCTGATCGTACCGGCGATCCAGCAAATGGTGCGCGTGGATCTGCGTACGGTTGTGATGGACGTGCCGCCGCAGGATGTGATCTCGCACGACAACGTTTCGGTCAAGGTCAATGCGGTGGTGTATTTCCGTGTGGTCGATCCGGAGCGCGCCATCATCCAGGTGGCCAACTATCTGGAAGCCACCAGCCAGCTCGCCCAGACGACGCTGCGGGCCATCCTGGGCAAGCACGAGCTGGACGAGATGCTGGCCGAGCGCGAAAAGCTCAACCTCGACATCCAGAAGGTGCTCGACATCCAGACCGACCCGTGGGGCATCAAGATCGCGAACGTGGAGATCAAACACGTCGACCTGAACGAATCGATGATCCGCGCCATCGCCCGTCAGGCCGAGGCCGAGCGCGAACGCCGTGCCAAGGTCATCCACGCGGAAGGCGAACTGCAGGCGTCGGAAAAGCTGCTCGAAGCCGCACGCATGCTAGCCCAGCAGCCCGAGGCAATCCAGTTGCGCTATCTTCAGACGCTCACGCAGATCGCCGGCGACAAGAGTTCGACGATTGTCTTTCCGCTGCCGATGGAAGTGCTGGGCGCGGTAAAGAAAGCCGCCGGCGGCTGA
- a CDS encoding NfeD family protein: MQRSLRMQHWMGWLAAVMAAVWTSLAVAAAPVVVLPVTGAIGPASAAYVIRGLQQARDQGAQLVVLQMDTPGGLDASMRQIIQAILASPVPVAGYVAPGGARAASAGTYILYACHVAAMAPATNLGAASPVAIGMGGHAPSPGDGAKPASAPSASSSNEDTLARKQMHDAAAYIRGLAQLRGRNAEWAERAVREAVSLDATEAASQHVVDLVAASLPDLLKQVDGRAVRTSAGDVTLRTAEATIVTLEPDWRNHFLGVITDPSLALLLLTVGVYALIFEFSTPGMVVPGILGAVCIVVALYGLQMLPINYAGLALIALGLGCMVAEAFLPTFGALGVGGIVAFVLGAVMLIDTQTPGFGVPLPLIIGLAFVSLTVVLALSSLAVRARRRPIVTGGDTLIGMTGEVVDVDTPDADADSDGWARIHGERWRVRCDGGIARGDQVRVIARRGLTLMVEPVAPLAASS, from the coding sequence ATGCAACGATCGTTGCGGATGCAGCATTGGATGGGATGGTTGGCAGCGGTGATGGCCGCGGTCTGGACCAGCCTTGCCGTGGCAGCCGCTCCGGTCGTGGTGTTGCCGGTCACCGGTGCCATTGGGCCGGCCAGCGCAGCCTACGTGATCCGCGGCCTGCAACAGGCACGCGATCAGGGAGCGCAGCTCGTTGTGCTGCAAATGGATACGCCCGGCGGCCTCGATGCGTCGATGCGCCAGATCATTCAGGCCATCCTTGCGTCGCCCGTGCCGGTGGCGGGCTACGTGGCGCCCGGCGGCGCGCGGGCAGCGAGCGCTGGCACCTACATTCTCTACGCCTGCCACGTTGCGGCGATGGCGCCCGCCACGAACCTGGGTGCGGCGTCTCCCGTGGCAATCGGCATGGGCGGCCACGCCCCGAGCCCCGGCGACGGCGCCAAGCCGGCCAGCGCGCCAAGCGCCTCTTCCAGCAACGAAGACACCCTCGCCCGCAAGCAGATGCACGACGCGGCGGCGTACATCCGCGGGCTGGCGCAACTGCGCGGTCGCAACGCGGAATGGGCCGAGCGCGCCGTGCGTGAGGCCGTGAGCCTCGACGCGACCGAAGCCGCCAGCCAGCACGTGGTCGACCTTGTTGCCGCAAGCCTTCCTGATCTGCTCAAGCAAGTCGACGGCCGCGCGGTGCGCACGTCCGCCGGCGACGTCACGCTGCGTACAGCCGAGGCAACCATCGTCACGCTGGAGCCGGACTGGCGCAACCACTTCCTCGGCGTCATTACCGACCCGAGCTTGGCGCTGTTGCTGCTGACGGTGGGCGTGTATGCACTGATCTTCGAATTCTCGACCCCTGGCATGGTCGTGCCCGGCATCCTCGGCGCAGTGTGCATCGTAGTGGCGCTCTACGGGCTGCAGATGCTGCCGATCAACTACGCGGGGCTTGCCCTCATTGCACTTGGCCTCGGCTGTATGGTGGCTGAAGCATTCCTGCCGACGTTCGGCGCGCTCGGCGTGGGCGGCATCGTTGCGTTCGTGCTGGGCGCGGTGATGCTGATCGATACGCAAACCCCGGGCTTTGGCGTGCCGCTTCCGCTCATCATCGGACTGGCCTTCGTAAGCCTGACCGTTGTTCTAGCGCTCTCCAGCCTGGCGGTGCGTGCGCGACGGCGGCCGATCGTGACCGGCGGCGATACGCTCATCGGCATGACAGGCGAAGTAGTGGACGTCGATACACCGGACGCCGATGCCGACAGCGACGGCTGGGCGCGCATCCATGGCGAGCGCTGGCGCGTGCGCTGCGATGGTGGCATCGCGCGTGGCGATCAGGTGCGTGTGATCGCCCGGCGTGGGCTGACACTGATGGTGGAACCCGTTGCCCCCCTCGCCGCGTCTTCATAA
- a CDS encoding LysR family transcriptional regulator, protein MDLSSLEIFRAVVREGGVTRAAQQLNRVQSNVTTRIRQLEASLGVQLFVRESKRMVLTPAGQTLLTYADDILRLAAEARQAVQPREPHGRLRIASMESTAASRLPALLATLHQRWPRVQLELVTMTTRHSLQALSNFEVDCAFVAETACLNNTRAAMTTLPAFAEELVLIAHRAHPPIRRAADVQTAGMLAFEPGCAYRQLIEDWFAADGVVPSRVLELGSYHAIIACAAAGIGVALVPRSVLELYTNAPEISIHTLGKPGRVDTLLAWHRDMAGPALQALVQVLSEPQPAASATPHEAIAA, encoded by the coding sequence ATGGATCTGTCCTCGCTCGAGATCTTCCGCGCCGTCGTGCGCGAAGGCGGCGTCACGCGGGCGGCGCAGCAGCTCAATCGCGTGCAGTCGAATGTGACGACACGCATCCGCCAGCTCGAAGCGTCACTCGGCGTGCAGCTGTTCGTGCGCGAAAGCAAGCGCATGGTGCTGACGCCCGCCGGACAGACCCTGCTGACCTACGCCGACGACATCCTCCGCCTGGCCGCCGAAGCGCGCCAGGCCGTGCAGCCGCGCGAGCCGCACGGGCGCCTGCGCATCGCCTCGATGGAAAGCACGGCGGCCAGCCGCCTTCCTGCTCTCCTGGCCACGCTGCATCAACGCTGGCCGCGCGTGCAGCTCGAACTGGTGACGATGACCACGCGCCACTCACTCCAGGCGCTATCGAACTTTGAAGTCGATTGCGCGTTCGTTGCCGAAACGGCGTGCCTGAACAACACGCGCGCCGCCATGACCACGCTGCCGGCATTTGCCGAAGAGCTGGTGCTGATTGCCCACCGCGCCCATCCACCGATCCGCCGCGCGGCGGACGTGCAGACTGCCGGCATGCTCGCGTTCGAACCTGGCTGCGCCTATCGGCAATTGATCGAAGACTGGTTCGCCGCAGACGGCGTGGTGCCGTCCCGCGTGCTGGAGCTTGGCTCCTACCACGCCATCATCGCGTGCGCGGCCGCCGGCATTGGTGTGGCGCTGGTGCCTCGCTCGGTGCTCGAGCTATATACGAATGCGCCAGAAATCAGCATCCACACGCTAGGCAAGCCGGGCCGTGTCGACACGCTGCTCGCCTGGCACCGCGACATGGCTGGCCCTGCCCTGCAGGCGCTCGTTCAGGTGCTGAGCGAGCCGCAGCCGGCGGCAAGCGCCACCCCACACGAGGCGATTGCTGCCTAA